The proteins below are encoded in one region of Candidatus Poribacteria bacterium:
- the sufC gene encoding Fe-S cluster assembly ATPase SufC, producing MSRDLVIKDLHISVQGKPIIKGLNLTVKQGEIHALMGPNGSGKSTLANGLMGHPLYDIDSGEVIFNGIDILELEPNDRAKLGLFLAFQYPTAIPGVSLANFLRLAVSAVRAKEGNGAGNDRLIPMREFRRELREKMKQLGIDDSFARRYLNDGFSGGEKKRAEILQLAMLEPQIAILDETDSGLDIDAIRIVGESVSQLIGPELGVLIITHYPRLLDYIRPQFVHILLDGKIVESGGWELTQMLEAEGYDPIREKYGIIEA from the coding sequence ATGAGCAGAGACTTGGTGATTAAAGACTTGCACATCAGTGTGCAGGGAAAACCAATTATTAAAGGATTAAATTTAACTGTTAAACAGGGGGAAATCCATGCGCTGATGGGTCCAAACGGCTCTGGCAAAAGCACCCTCGCGAATGGCTTGATGGGACATCCACTCTACGATATTGATTCTGGCGAAGTGATTTTTAACGGAATCGATATTCTGGAGTTAGAGCCGAACGATCGAGCGAAACTCGGACTTTTCCTCGCTTTTCAGTACCCAACCGCGATCCCTGGGGTTAGCTTAGCAAATTTCTTACGACTTGCAGTGAGCGCAGTCCGTGCCAAAGAAGGGAATGGGGCAGGGAACGACAGACTTATCCCGATGCGCGAATTCCGCCGTGAACTTCGCGAAAAGATGAAACAACTCGGTATTGACGATTCTTTCGCAAGGCGATACCTCAATGATGGATTTTCCGGTGGCGAAAAGAAACGTGCCGAGATTCTACAACTCGCAATGCTTGAACCTCAAATTGCGATTCTTGATGAGACGGATTCCGGACTGGACATTGATGCGATCCGAATCGTGGGTGAAAGTGTCAGTCAATTGATTGGACCGGAGTTGGGCGTGCTGATTATCACGCACTACCCGCGATTATTAGACTATATCCGCCCGCAGTTCGTGCATATCCTGCTCGACGGTAAGATCGTTGAATCGGGTGGTTGGGAACTCACACAGATGTTAGAAGCAGAGGGTTATGATCCGATTCGTGAGAAATACGGTATTATTGAGGCTTAA
- the sufB gene encoding Fe-S cluster assembly protein SufB produces the protein MANSETNTIEELGISKEYQYGFHDDVKPTFKSRKGLDEEVINQMCDIKEEPDWMREYRLNAYQIFKQKPMTKWGGDLSQLDFDDIYYYVKASDRSERSWDDVPDDIKKTFDRLGIPEAERKFLAGVGAQYDSEVVYHNIVEELDKIGVIFLDTDTAVKEYPDLVKKYFGTIIPSADNQFAALNSAAWSGGSFVYVPPGVKVEYPLQAYFRINSENMGQFERTLIIADEGSQVHYVEGCTAPTYSSESLHSAVVEIVCMKGSRVRYTTIQNWANNVYNLVTKRAFAYEDAQMEWVDGNLGSKLTMKYPSVYMMEPGARGDILSIAFASKGQHQDAGAKVYHCAPHTTSQITSKSISKDGGRSSYRGWVDVAKGAKGCKSHVVCDALILDKDSRSDTYPVIEIGENDTNIEHEARVSKIGEEQLFYLMSRGLSEEEASTMIVNGFIEPLVKELPMEYAVEMNRLIQLQMEGSVG, from the coding sequence ATGGCAAATTCTGAAACGAATACCATAGAAGAACTCGGAATCAGTAAAGAATATCAATACGGATTCCACGATGATGTTAAACCTACATTCAAGTCCCGGAAGGGATTGGATGAAGAAGTCATCAATCAGATGTGCGACATCAAAGAGGAACCTGACTGGATGCGCGAGTACCGGCTTAATGCTTACCAGATTTTCAAGCAGAAGCCGATGACGAAATGGGGCGGTGACCTTTCCCAACTGGATTTTGACGACATCTACTATTACGTCAAAGCCTCCGACAGGAGCGAGCGGAGTTGGGACGATGTACCGGATGACATCAAAAAGACTTTTGACCGGCTTGGTATCCCGGAAGCCGAAAGAAAGTTCCTCGCAGGTGTCGGCGCGCAGTACGACTCAGAAGTCGTTTACCACAATATCGTTGAAGAATTGGACAAAATCGGTGTTATTTTCTTGGATACCGATACGGCTGTCAAAGAGTACCCCGACTTAGTGAAGAAATACTTCGGGACCATCATTCCGTCTGCGGACAACCAGTTCGCGGCACTCAACAGCGCAGCCTGGAGCGGTGGAAGTTTCGTGTATGTTCCACCGGGCGTAAAAGTGGAATATCCACTGCAAGCCTATTTCCGAATCAACAGTGAGAACATGGGACAGTTTGAACGCACGCTCATTATCGCCGATGAAGGGTCACAGGTTCACTACGTTGAGGGGTGCACCGCCCCGACGTATAGCAGTGAATCTTTACACAGTGCTGTCGTCGAGATCGTCTGTATGAAAGGTTCTCGGGTCCGTTATACGACTATCCAGAACTGGGCGAACAATGTATATAATCTCGTCACGAAACGTGCCTTTGCCTACGAGGACGCGCAGATGGAGTGGGTCGATGGCAATCTTGGCAGTAAGTTGACGATGAAGTATCCGAGCGTCTATATGATGGAACCCGGGGCGCGCGGCGACATTCTCTCTATCGCGTTCGCGAGTAAGGGGCAACACCAAGATGCTGGGGCAAAAGTCTATCATTGCGCACCGCACACTACTTCGCAGATAACCTCGAAGAGTATCAGTAAAGACGGCGGTAGATCCAGTTATCGCGGGTGGGTCGATGTGGCGAAAGGCGCGAAGGGGTGTAAATCACACGTCGTCTGCGATGCACTCATTCTTGATAAAGACTCCCGTTCAGACACCTATCCGGTCATTGAGATCGGTGAAAACGATACAAACATCGAACACGAGGCACGGGTCAGCAAAATCGGGGAAGAGCAATTGTTCTATCTGATGAGTCGTGGGCTTTCGGAAGAAGAAGCTTCCACAATGATTGTCAATGGGTTCATTGAACCGCTCGTCAAGGAACTTCCGATGGAGTATGCTGTCGAGATGAATCGCCTCATCCAACTTCAGATGGAAGGTTCAGTGGGTTAA